The following are from one region of the Acidobacteriota bacterium genome:
- a CDS encoding multidrug efflux RND transporter permease subunit — translation MNPSRIFILRPVATTLLMVGLLLVGLVAYFQLPVSALPEVDYPTIQVVTFYPGADPEVMASSVTAPLERQFGQVPGLSQMTSTSSLGSSIITLQFNLNENIDIEEQQVQAAINAATTYLPRDLPNPPIYSKVNPADSPIITLALTSDTLPLSKVEDLADTALAQKISQLPGVGLVSISGGQKPAVRIQANPTALASYGMSLEDLRASLAAANVNQAKGVLDGPRQSFTIGANDQLNSSGQYSGLVVAYKNGAPVRLSDVASAVDSAENVKQAAWMNTTPAVIVNIQRQPGSNIISVADRVKALLTQLQSSLPASVKVQILTDRTETIRASVKDVQFELMLTIGLVVMVIFLFLRNLSATVIPSVAVPLSLVGTFGVMYVLGYSLNNLTLMALTISTGFVVDDAIVMIENIDRYLEQGESPLDAALKGAGQIGFTIVSLTVSLIAVLIPLLFMGDIVGRLFREFAVTLAVTILVSAVISLTLTPMMSARLLKRHDPAHQSRFYKVTESYYNRVIEFYGRTLKFVLRHQTTTLLVTAGTLVLTLFLYVIVPKGFFPVQDTGAILGISEGPQSVSFTALGKSQQELAAVIMKDPDVASLSSFIGIDGINSTPNSGRIQINLKPRDQRKTTASEVIRRLQPELAKVNGITLYMQPLQDLTVEDRVSRTQYQYSMEDADAQELSVWATKLVEELRKLPAMRDVATDQQNGGLKADLVIDRDTASRLGILPQAIDDALYDAFGQRQVSTIFTQLNQYHVVLEVGPQFSQNPDSLKNIYVHASGGQQVPLASFSHFETTNTALAINHQGQFPVVTLSFNLAPGISLGEATKAIEEAEQKIQLPPSIHTSFQGTAAAFRNSLSSEPWLILAAIITVYIVLGVLYESYIHPVTILSTLPSAGVGAILALFLTRNDLGVVALIGIILLIGIVKKNAIMMIDFALEAERVEHKPPEEAIFQACLLRFRPIMMTTMAALLGGLPLALGGGTGSELRHPLGITIVGGLLVSQLLTLYTTPVVYLWFDRLAQRFSSLKIGNPIERPTEASAD, via the coding sequence ATGAACCCGTCACGAATATTCATCCTCCGTCCGGTCGCGACCACCTTGCTGATGGTAGGGCTTCTTCTCGTCGGGCTGGTCGCCTATTTCCAGCTCCCCGTTTCGGCGCTTCCCGAAGTCGACTATCCCACCATCCAGGTTGTAACGTTTTATCCGGGCGCTGATCCGGAAGTAATGGCATCATCCGTTACTGCGCCGCTTGAACGGCAGTTTGGCCAGGTTCCGGGACTGAGCCAGATGACTTCCACCAGTTCCCTGGGAAGTTCCATCATTACTCTGCAGTTCAATCTCAACGAGAACATCGACATCGAAGAACAGCAGGTACAGGCCGCCATCAATGCGGCGACCACATACCTGCCACGGGATCTGCCGAATCCGCCCATCTACAGCAAGGTAAATCCCGCTGACTCGCCGATCATTACGCTGGCTTTGACTTCAGACACGTTGCCGCTGTCAAAAGTTGAGGACCTCGCCGACACCGCGTTGGCACAGAAAATTTCTCAGCTTCCCGGCGTGGGACTGGTTTCAATCAGCGGCGGTCAGAAGCCGGCCGTGCGCATTCAGGCTAATCCAACGGCGCTCGCGTCCTATGGGATGAGTCTCGAAGACCTGCGAGCATCGCTAGCGGCCGCCAATGTCAACCAGGCCAAGGGCGTGCTGGACGGCCCACGCCAGTCCTTCACGATTGGAGCCAACGACCAACTCAATTCGAGCGGCCAATATAGCGGACTGGTTGTCGCCTATAAGAATGGCGCGCCGGTGCGACTCTCCGATGTCGCCTCAGCCGTCGACAGCGCAGAAAACGTAAAGCAAGCCGCGTGGATGAACACGACTCCCGCGGTGATCGTAAACATCCAACGCCAGCCCGGGAGCAACATCATCAGCGTTGCCGACCGGGTGAAAGCGCTGTTGACGCAACTCCAGTCGTCGTTACCGGCTTCGGTGAAAGTTCAAATCCTCACCGATCGGACGGAAACGATTCGAGCGTCCGTGAAGGATGTGCAATTCGAATTGATGCTCACCATCGGACTGGTGGTGATGGTCATCTTTCTATTCCTGCGGAACTTGTCGGCGACGGTGATCCCAAGCGTTGCCGTGCCGCTGTCTCTGGTAGGCACGTTCGGGGTCATGTATGTGCTGGGATACAGCCTGAACAACTTGACTCTGATGGCGCTCACGATCTCGACCGGCTTTGTCGTTGATGATGCCATCGTGATGATCGAAAACATCGATCGCTACCTGGAACAGGGCGAGTCGCCGCTCGATGCAGCATTGAAAGGCGCGGGGCAGATCGGATTCACGATCGTGTCGCTGACCGTTTCGCTGATCGCAGTGCTGATCCCACTGCTGTTCATGGGCGACATTGTGGGAAGACTCTTTCGCGAGTTCGCCGTCACCCTCGCAGTTACGATTCTTGTTTCCGCAGTGATCTCGCTGACGTTGACGCCGATGATGAGCGCCAGGCTGCTCAAGCGTCACGACCCCGCACATCAGAGCCGCTTCTATAAAGTGACGGAAAGTTATTACAACCGCGTCATTGAATTTTACGGACGCACGTTGAAGTTTGTCCTCAGGCACCAGACCACGACACTGCTGGTGACGGCGGGCACGCTGGTCCTGACGCTGTTTCTGTACGTCATTGTGCCCAAGGGTTTCTTCCCGGTACAGGATACGGGCGCGATTCTCGGTATTTCAGAAGGCCCGCAGAGTGTCTCCTTCACCGCCCTGGGGAAGAGCCAGCAGGAACTGGCGGCCGTCATCATGAAAGACCCTGACGTGGCCAGCCTTTCTTCGTTCATCGGAATCGACGGTATCAACTCCACTCCAAATAGCGGACGCATTCAGATCAACCTGAAACCGCGCGATCAACGCAAAACTACTGCTTCCGAAGTTATCCGCAGACTGCAACCAGAACTGGCCAAGGTGAACGGCATCACCTTATATATGCAGCCGCTCCAAGACCTCACCGTCGAAGACCGCGTGAGCCGCACGCAGTATCAATACTCGATGGAAGACGCCGACGCACAGGAGCTCTCGGTTTGGGCGACCAAACTGGTGGAAGAATTGCGCAAGTTGCCGGCGATGCGCGACGTCGCCACCGACCAGCAGAATGGCGGTCTCAAAGCCGACCTGGTGATTGATCGCGATACCGCTTCCCGGCTCGGCATCCTGCCGCAGGCCATCGACGACGCGCTCTACGACGCCTTCGGACAGCGGCAGGTCTCCACAATTTTTACGCAGTTGAATCAATACCACGTGGTTCTTGAAGTCGGGCCGCAGTTTTCGCAAAACCCCGATTCGCTCAAGAACATCTACGTGCATGCGAGCGGAGGGCAGCAGGTTCCGCTTGCGTCCTTCAGCCACTTTGAGACGACTAACACGGCGCTGGCGATCAACCATCAGGGACAGTTCCCCGTGGTCACGCTTTCCTTCAATCTTGCTCCGGGAATTTCGCTGGGCGAGGCGACCAAAGCGATCGAAGAGGCCGAGCAGAAGATTCAGTTGCCTCCCAGCATCCACACCAGCTTTCAAGGAACTGCGGCAGCGTTTCGTAACTCTCTCTCCTCTGAACCGTGGCTGATTCTGGCGGCGATCATCACGGTGTACATCGTGCTGGGCGTGCTCTATGAGAGCTACATCCATCCGGTTACGATTCTTTCCACGTTGCCGTCAGCAGGAGTCGGAGCAATTCTCGCTCTATTCCTCACTCGCAATGACCTGGGAGTCGTGGCGCTAATTGGCATCATTCTTCTGATCGGCATCGTAAAGAAGAACGCGATCATGATGATCGACTTCGCGCTCGAGGCGGAACGCGTCGAGCATAAGCCGCCGGAGGAAGCGATTTTTCAGGCTTGCCTGCTGCGTTTTCGTCCGATCATGATGACCACCATGGCTGCGCTGCTGGGAGGCCTGCCCCTTGCACTCGGCGGCGGCACCGGATCAGAGTTACGTCATCCGCTGGGAATCACGATCGTTGGCGGATTGCTGGTGAGCCAACTGCTCACGCTCTACACCACGCCCGTGGTCTATCTGTGGTTCGACCGATTGGCACAGCGTTTCTCGAGCCTGAAGATCGGTAATCCGATTGAAAGGCCGACTGAGGCCTCCGCGGACTGA
- a CDS encoding MdtA/MuxA family multidrug efflux RND transporter periplasmic adaptor subunit, whose protein sequence is MPHSRFCTEAWTHGIFKYALSIAAVYAVTAVLLGCSDANKTSTARASAPAVVPVGVATAERRDVPVYLKGLGSVTASNTVSVKSRVDGQLSQINFKEGQNVNQGDLLAVIDPRPYQAALDQAQANLFRDQAQLKDAQLNYERFKNLLEQSGAVSQQQVDTQKAAANQLEGTVRADQAQIDNAKLNLTYSHITAPISGRIGLRLVDAGNMVHASDANPLLVITQLRPIAVLFTLPEDNLPTVAQHLRQAALPVEAYSRDDQTRLATGTLLTIDNQIDQTTGTGKLKAIFDNQDNALWPNQFVNIRLLLETHKDTTVIPSVAIQTGPQGSYVFVVKQDKTVEVRPTTVSFTQNNVASIASGLAPGDVVVIDGQDKLKAGSTVSPHAATGGGNRNAQSSPTGAP, encoded by the coding sequence ATGCCGCACAGCCGATTCTGCACCGAGGCTTGGACGCACGGAATTTTCAAGTACGCGCTTTCGATTGCCGCAGTCTACGCGGTCACAGCAGTCCTACTCGGCTGCAGCGATGCCAACAAGACGAGTACTGCACGAGCTTCGGCTCCCGCGGTCGTGCCGGTTGGCGTTGCCACCGCCGAGCGTCGCGATGTGCCCGTCTACCTCAAGGGGCTGGGCAGCGTAACGGCCTCGAACACCGTGAGTGTGAAAAGCCGCGTCGACGGCCAGCTCTCGCAGATCAATTTCAAAGAAGGCCAGAACGTCAACCAGGGCGATCTGCTGGCAGTAATCGATCCGAGGCCTTACCAGGCGGCGCTTGATCAGGCGCAAGCCAATTTATTTCGTGATCAGGCGCAGTTGAAGGACGCTCAGCTCAACTACGAACGCTTCAAGAATTTGCTGGAGCAATCAGGGGCAGTCTCGCAGCAGCAGGTCGACACGCAGAAAGCCGCTGCGAATCAACTGGAAGGAACGGTTCGCGCGGATCAGGCACAGATCGATAACGCCAAGCTGAACTTGACCTACTCTCACATCACGGCCCCGATCAGCGGCCGGATCGGACTCCGGCTGGTGGATGCCGGCAACATGGTGCATGCCTCCGATGCGAATCCATTGCTGGTCATTACTCAACTGAGACCGATTGCTGTGCTCTTCACACTGCCCGAAGATAACCTTCCCACCGTGGCCCAGCATCTGCGTCAGGCAGCTCTTCCGGTCGAGGCTTACAGCCGCGACGATCAGACCAGGCTCGCGACCGGCACCCTGCTCACCATCGACAATCAGATTGACCAGACAACCGGCACCGGCAAATTGAAAGCGATTTTCGACAATCAGGACAACGCTCTCTGGCCCAACCAATTCGTGAATATTCGACTGCTGCTGGAAACGCATAAAGACACGACGGTGATCCCATCGGTGGCGATTCAGACTGGTCCGCAGGGCAGCTACGTCTTCGTGGTCAAACAGGATAAGACTGTCGAAGTGCGGCCCACGACTGTTTCCTTCACGCAAAACAACGTGGCGTCCATTGCAAGTGGACTGGCGCCCGGCGACGTTGTCGTGATCGACGGACAGGACAAACTCAAGGCCGGCAGCACGGTCTCGCCGCACGCCGCCACGGGGGGAGGAAACAGGAACGCGCAGTCTTCGCCCACGGGAGCGCCATGA